One region of Vibrio cidicii genomic DNA includes:
- a CDS encoding immunity 49 family protein, which produces MNTLIKPHHKFTYYMIENRTDYTIWGIEDIHFYRASFEKNSSNSTYIQNHAASATVYHAIARAILLHWSRPAIQYLIGSASELAKMHWAIHCQPNQTIEVDYFTQRLQVTTVEKQHDYNSYDSLVHWLDGASMAILADNQQAKAQLNAVPAHEISRKTDLTDFRPIEQDFFHLFKAFLFGEQNKEQQAALLQAVVPYLTSELIAEAEKGEPYWMNYYEFLIFPLYSLIAISWGFEATPLDQAVEASIEANYQWYAYFAEQNGGKTGEESLHLNDRSCLFHNILTAFLKVHYQQTGETPSFDSLYAPMWLIKGEGPSFEALKANPPEFTVESVLAE; this is translated from the coding sequence ATGAATACACTCATAAAACCACACCACAAGTTCACGTATTACATGATTGAGAATCGTACTGATTACACCATCTGGGGAATTGAAGATATTCACTTTTATCGTGCTTCTTTTGAAAAGAATTCATCAAACTCAACCTACATCCAGAATCATGCAGCGTCAGCGACAGTTTATCATGCAATAGCACGCGCAATTCTTTTGCATTGGTCTCGGCCTGCGATTCAATATTTGATTGGTTCGGCGTCCGAGCTGGCTAAGATGCATTGGGCGATTCACTGCCAGCCGAACCAGACCATTGAGGTGGACTATTTTACCCAGCGCTTGCAAGTCACCACAGTAGAAAAGCAGCACGATTACAACAGCTACGACTCTTTGGTTCATTGGTTGGATGGCGCAAGCATGGCGATTTTGGCCGACAATCAACAAGCGAAAGCGCAGCTCAACGCCGTTCCCGCTCATGAAATCTCACGGAAAACAGACCTCACCGATTTTCGTCCGATTGAACAAGATTTCTTTCACTTGTTTAAGGCGTTTTTGTTTGGTGAGCAAAACAAGGAGCAACAGGCCGCACTGCTGCAAGCGGTGGTTCCCTACCTCACCAGTGAGTTAATTGCTGAAGCTGAAAAAGGCGAACCTTACTGGATGAATTACTATGAGTTTCTTATTTTTCCGCTCTACAGCCTGATTGCAATTAGCTGGGGATTTGAAGCAACACCGCTAGACCAAGCGGTGGAAGCGTCTATCGAGGCCAACTATCAATGGTATGCCTATTTCGCCGAACAAAATGGCGGCAAAACCGGAGAAGAGAGCTTGCACCTTAATGACCGTAGCTGCTTGTTTCATAACATTCTCACCGCGTTTTTAAAGGTGCACTACCAACAAACGGGTGAAACACCAAGCTTCGATTCGCTCTACGCTCCGATGTGGTTGATCAAAGGCGAAGGCCCAAGCTTTGAAGCGCTCAAGGCCAACCCACCCGAGTTCACCGTTGAATCCGTGTTAGCCGAATAG